In the genome of Bradyrhizobium arachidis, one region contains:
- a CDS encoding TonB-dependent receptor plug domain-containing protein has protein sequence MFATSLRLVVIAALCVSQGAFAASGKRPRHVPATAAATDPAAPYKADRLSSSRGETILNTPGQTTVLTRQRLDDMNATSLRDAMRSTAGVTIGR, from the coding sequence ATGTTCGCAACATCATTGCGACTGGTCGTGATCGCTGCTCTCTGCGTCTCGCAAGGAGCTTTTGCGGCGTCCGGCAAACGGCCGCGCCACGTGCCGGCAACGGCGGCCGCGACCGATCCCGCAGCACCCTACAAGGCCGACCGGTTGTCCTCCTCGCGCGGCGAGACCATCCTCAACACGCCCGGCCAGACCACCGTGCTGACGCGTCAGAGGCTCGACGACATGAACGCCACCAGCCTCCGCGACGCCATGCGCTCGACCGCCGGCGTGACGATCGGGCGCTAA
- a CDS encoding alpha/beta hydrolase, producing MTNPLFVLAGTLISVVSFSSIASAQPVCVTQNMAVPPGANTTDKAAPFFIDTTGLDLKTAPPTRDPLSANYPRATELPDGTLPPPGAEGNFIIGPTHNPAPETIAKEGVPRGTTKSFTLSSKESAVYNPGLIRDDVAGCTNSSIMTTVTAADDKSHMIVITSHPGVWSRTIDVYVPAQYVRGSEAPFIVVGDGGSNAYKDLATTLDNLIAQRRVPPMIAIQIGNGGQDAQGSQRGREYDAVSGIYAQFVEREVLPLVEKNADVKLTRNPDGRATMGLSSSGAAAFTMAWFYPDLYHRVLAFSPTMVNQQWPHDPSLRGGAWEYHSAWTGPAGPNLISKAGVLTPAEPPGVPLIVAAPAKPIRFWFFGGDQDLFYPNPTIPDGMHDWTLSNALMAKVLAEKGYHYQFLFVRNAKHVDRPTIAQTLPSALEWVWKGYPIP from the coding sequence ATGACCAATCCATTGTTCGTCCTTGCGGGGACGCTCATTTCCGTCGTCTCATTCTCGTCGATCGCGTCGGCCCAGCCGGTCTGCGTCACCCAGAACATGGCCGTGCCGCCTGGTGCCAACACCACCGACAAGGCCGCGCCCTTCTTCATCGACACGACAGGCCTCGATTTGAAGACAGCGCCGCCGACGCGAGATCCCCTTAGTGCCAACTACCCGCGCGCGACCGAGCTGCCGGACGGGACGCTGCCGCCGCCGGGCGCCGAAGGCAATTTCATCATCGGCCCGACCCACAATCCCGCCCCGGAGACGATCGCAAAGGAGGGCGTGCCGCGCGGCACGACGAAATCCTTCACGCTGTCATCGAAAGAGAGCGCGGTCTACAATCCCGGCCTGATCCGCGACGACGTCGCGGGCTGCACCAATTCCTCGATCATGACGACGGTCACTGCGGCGGACGACAAGTCGCACATGATCGTCATCACCAGCCATCCCGGTGTCTGGTCGCGCACGATCGACGTCTACGTGCCGGCCCAATATGTGCGCGGATCCGAAGCGCCGTTCATCGTGGTCGGCGACGGCGGCTCCAACGCTTACAAGGACCTTGCCACGACGCTCGACAACCTGATCGCGCAGCGCCGCGTGCCACCGATGATCGCGATCCAGATCGGCAATGGCGGGCAGGATGCGCAGGGTAGCCAGCGCGGTCGTGAATATGACGCGGTCTCGGGCATCTATGCGCAGTTCGTCGAACGCGAGGTGCTGCCGCTGGTCGAGAAGAACGCCGACGTCAAGCTGACGAGGAATCCCGACGGACGCGCGACGATGGGATTGAGCTCGAGTGGCGCCGCCGCCTTCACCATGGCCTGGTTCTATCCGGATCTCTATCACCGCGTGCTGGCCTTCTCGCCGACGATGGTCAACCAGCAATGGCCGCATGATCCGTCGCTGCGCGGCGGCGCCTGGGAGTATCACAGCGCCTGGACGGGGCCGGCTGGTCCCAATTTGATCTCCAAGGCGGGTGTGCTGACGCCGGCCGAGCCGCCCGGAGTGCCGCTGATCGTCGCCGCGCCGGCCAAGCCGATCCGCTTCTGGTTCTTCGGCGGCGACCAGGACCTGTTCTATCCGAACCCCACCATTCCCGACGGCATGCACGACTGGACCCTGTCGAACGCGCTGATGGCCAAGGTGCTGGCGGAGAAGGGCTATCACTACCAGTTCCTGTTCGTGCGCAACGCCAAGCACGTCGATCGCCCGACGATCGCGCAGACGCTGCCGTCGGCGCTGGAGTGGGTCTGGAAGGGCTATCCGATCCCCTGA
- a CDS encoding extracellular solute-binding protein, with product MRKLAAIATVLFWSTCSFAQDRSITVASTTSTEQSGLFGYLLPLFSKAEGIEVKVVAVGTGQALDIGRRGDADVVFVHDRPAEDKFMSEGQGVKRFDVMYNDFVIVGPKADPAKIAGGKDVADALRKIAAAKAPFISRGDKSGTHAAELRLWKEAGIDIAAAKDSWYREIGQGMGPALNMASSSSAYLLSDSGTWLSFKNRGELTILTEGDKRLFNQYGVMLVNPEKHPNVKAKEGQAFIDWLVSPKGQDAIAGYKVGGEQLFFPNASH from the coding sequence ATGAGGAAGCTTGCCGCCATCGCAACGGTTCTGTTCTGGTCGACATGCTCATTCGCGCAGGATCGCAGCATCACCGTAGCCTCGACGACGTCGACGGAGCAATCTGGCCTGTTCGGCTACCTACTGCCGCTGTTCTCGAAGGCCGAGGGCATTGAGGTGAAGGTCGTGGCCGTCGGCACCGGTCAGGCGCTCGACATCGGACGACGCGGCGATGCCGATGTGGTTTTCGTCCACGACCGGCCGGCCGAGGACAAGTTCATGTCCGAAGGGCAGGGCGTGAAGCGCTTCGACGTCATGTACAACGACTTCGTCATCGTCGGCCCGAAGGCTGATCCCGCGAAGATCGCCGGCGGCAAGGACGTCGCTGATGCCTTGCGCAAGATCGCAGCGGCGAAAGCGCCGTTCATCTCACGCGGTGACAAGTCCGGCACGCACGCGGCCGAGCTGAGATTGTGGAAAGAGGCAGGCATCGACATCGCTGCCGCCAAGGACAGCTGGTATCGCGAGATCGGGCAGGGCATGGGCCCGGCGCTGAACATGGCCTCGTCGTCGAGTGCCTATCTGCTGTCGGACAGCGGCACCTGGCTCTCGTTCAAGAACCGCGGCGAGCTCACCATCCTGACCGAGGGCGACAAGCGGCTGTTCAACCAGTACGGCGTCATGCTGGTGAATCCGGAAAAGCATCCGAACGTGAAGGCGAAGGAGGGGCAGGCCTTCATCGACTGGCTCGTCTCGCCGAAGGGGCAGGATGCGATCGCCGGCTACAAGGTCGGGGGCGAGCAGCTAT